The following is a genomic window from Thaumasiovibrio subtropicus.
GTATTGAAGGTTTATCTGGTCGAGCATGAACCCATGGCGCGATGGCATGATGATGCCTTGTTAAACACCTATGGCGAAGTATTTGTTGCGCGTGCGACTTCATTGGAAAGCCTTGTTCGTTTGGCGGGCCCTGAGGGTTCTAGTCAAGAAGTGATGGCTCAGTGGAAAGCGATGCAACAGCAGTTGGCTCCGCTGGATGTGGCCCTCGAAGGGGTGACACTGAGCTCGCGACGTGCGTGGCGCGTTTGGCTGGATAACGGTATACGACTGGAGTTAGGGCGACGTTCATTAGAAGAACGTTTAGCGCGATTTATCACTCTCTATCCAGAGCTTAACGGGAGTAATAAGACAGTCGAATACGTCGATTTGCGTTATGACACAGGGGCCGCAGTAGGCTGGCAAAAAACAGAGTAATCACGAGTTTTAGTAGAGAGAGCATGACGAAGTCAACGGATAAGCAGTTAATAGTGGGGCTCGACATTGGTACGTCTAAAGTGACGGCCTTGGTCGGCGAAGTGTTGCCGGATAACACTATTAATATCATTGGTCATGGTGATAGTCCGTCTCGAGGTATGGAC
Proteins encoded in this region:
- a CDS encoding cell division protein FtsQ/DivIB, producing MAESAVAGKSSIDWPHYGALGFFLLVVVFIATLLVIVVQWMTDANRLPLANLVVQGDLTYLATDDVREAILQSGELGSFMTQDVGEIQTAIESLPWVASASVRKQWPDVLKVYLVEHEPMARWHDDALLNTYGEVFVARATSLESLVRLAGPEGSSQEVMAQWKAMQQQLAPLDVALEGVTLSSRRAWRVWLDNGIRLELGRRSLEERLARFITLYPELNGSNKTVEYVDLRYDTGAAVGWQKTE